The window GAACGTGACCTCCCCACCCCCAAATGTCGCCCTGTCGAAGGACACCTCCCCGCCACTGAACGTCGCGCCCGAGAAGTCGCCACCATCAAAGAAGGCTCCAGTGAAGTCGAAGTCATACCCACGCCACGAGTTGGCATCCTCCGCCTCAGACCGAAGGTGTCTACCGATGAGCCGGATCAACGTGTGGCGTACCTCCCGCTCCTCGCGAGCAGTCCGCGCCTTCTGCTCCATCTCCTCCGACACCTCATCGTCAACCGGAGTCAATCCATCGCCTGATGACTCCTGAGGAGAGGCGTAGGGCATGCGTAGGTAGGCGCAGAGCACGTCGATACAGGTCTGCCGGCCATCCTTCCAGTCGTCCGCGAGACCAGCGATGGCGTAAACCCCTGCGAGGCGCACCGCCGCCTTGTCCGAGCCGAGCTGCTCGGATGCCTTTGCGAACCGCTCATTGAGCAGCCGTACGCCGTTCCGGTCGGTCTCGATCTTCGCGCGCTCATCGGCGGCCTCGGCGAGGGCCTTGGACACCTCTGCCCGTAGGTCAGCCGCGTGAGCCAGCTCGTGGGCGAACTCGGCAAGCTTGTTAGTGTGCTCAGCCACCCGTTGACGTCGGTACGCGACGACAAGGGCTGCCACTCCCCCGATGCCCGCGACTACCGCGAAGACCAGCTTCAGCAGGTCGAAGAGCGTCCGGGCACTGACCGTGCCATCCCTCGTGACGCTGGGAAAGCCCGCGTACCAGAGCGCGACCACGATCAACGCGATCACGACAAGCAACGCCGCCAGGATCGCGAAGGTCAGTGATCGCTGGATTCCCCAGAGCTTCAGTGCGGGTACTCGGCCATCCGAGGCGGCTGCCGCGACGACGCTAGCAGCGGGGGTTTGTGGGGTCGGTGATTCGGGCAGCAGCTCCACAGCTTGCCTTCGTACCGCACCCGGTCAATGAGCCGACTGCTTTGGTCAGATTTCCGGCTCGACCGGCTTCCGGACGCTGACGGCGCCCGGAAGCCGGTCCGGTTCAGATCTTGGGGATGCCGAGGCCGGCGAGCATGGCCCGGGTTTCGGGGTCGACCGAGTACAGGACGGCCCCACGACTGCCGCGCGTGGCGAGCACCTTGTAGGTGTTACGGACCAGCTGGTCGAAGTTGACAGCGCCCTTGACCTTGCTGTCGTAGCTCGCCTTGGAATCGGCGACCCAGGCGCCGTCGCGCCAGACGAGGTCGGGGCCGAGGATGACCCCGGCGTGGTCGTACTCCAGGCCCTGGGCGGTGTAGACGCAGCCGACCTGGTGGAACCCGCCCTCGTGGGTGGCCCAGAGGTCGGCCGCCGGGATGCCGTTGATCATCCGGTCGGCCCGGGAATTCCAGGGCCGCTTCCAGTCGCCGATCACGACATCGTCCACCAGGCTGCCGTCCGGGCGGGCATCACTCCAGGACCAGCAGTACCCAGCGGCGATCCGTGACTGAAGTCCCTGGTCGAGCTTCTGCCGCAGGTAGCGCTCCATCGCCTCGGGGGTGTCGGCGAGCCGAAGATCGAAGGTGTCCAGCGGTTCCCAGACACGGGGGCCGTTGCCGGTCAGGCCGAGGAGTTCCTCGACCCAGTCGACGTACTCCTGGCAGCCGCCGCAGCGGAACTGGTCGCGCAGGTGCACCTCGGTGACCTGGATGCCGAGGTTCGCCGCCGCCTGCCTGATCGACTCGACCGAGCCCATTTCGCCCTTGCGTACGATCTGGTTCTCGTCGAGCAGGAAGACCGGTACCCGGGCCGCGTTGATCAGCTCTTCGACCTGGGCGATCGTGGAGCGGCGGTCGCGTGGGGTGAACCGGTGGTTGGAACTCAGCCGGATCCGGTGCGCCTCGTCGGCGATGAGGACGTCGATGCCGTTCTGCTTCACGTGGGCGTAGTTGTTGAAGTAGGTGAAGACCTGCTTCGCCCGGCGGTTGCTCGTGCCGAGCTGGTCGCGCAGGGTGTTGGTGAACGACTTGCTGCCGGTCGCGTGGACCGTGCTGGTGTTCAGCCGGCTGAGTGCCCCGAGCAGTTCGATGGCGATGACGCTCTTGCCCGTACCCGGTCCGCCAACCACCAGGATGATCTCCTTGTGGTTGTTCGCGTGGCTCTCGTGCACCGCGCGCAGCACGTGGTCGTACGCCAGGCGCTGGTCATCGAGCAACGTGAAGACGCTGCGGCGCAGTACCGCGTCGCTGACCGCGGTCATCAAAGCCCTGGTGGGCCGCACCGGGGACTTGATCAGGTAGTCGGCGTGGCTTGCCGCATCGGTGGCGGAGAGCACCGCGCGAAAGAACCGTCCCAGATCATCGCGCTGATCGTCGCCGAAGATCCGAACATTGCGACACACCTCCGGATCGAGGCCCATAGCGGCCGGCTGGATCCGGTACAGGTCACCGCTGGAGGCGTTGTGCATGTTGACCATGCCGTAGACGTGCGCGTTCTCCAACGCCGGCAGGTAGTTGGTGAGCGTGTTGCAGTACGCCCAAACCTGGTTCGCCGGGTGCACCTGGTCCGGTAACCCGGGGACCCTCACCAGTTCCGAGGCGGGCACCGCATCCGTTTTCGACCACTGCTTGTTCTCGACCACCACAACACTCGACCTGCCGTCGCTCGGATGGGAGCCGACCAGGACGAGGTCCATCCGGGTGTTGGTCAACGGACCCCGTAGCTCGATCAGGACCGCCACCTGGTGGAGTCCCTCGGCCGCGAGAGCCTGCGTGATGGTGGGGATGCTCCGCCGCCACGAGTTGACCTCACTCGAAGTCGGACTCTTGCCGATCTGCAGGCGGAACGCCTGCTCCAGTTCGGCGATGAAGACATTGCTGTCGGTCGCGAGGATCTCGGCGACGGTACGGCGTAGCAGACAACGAGAGCCCATGTGGGTCCGCTCCTTCTCGGTGGGTGGCGTGAAGCCAGACGGGTACCAAGGAGTTACGGCAGAGACCGTAGACGAACCCACCGACACTTTGCTGCTGATTCCCGCAGACGCGTGTCGCGCGGGGCGGCCCAGGGTTTCGCGTACCCGTGCCGCGCGGGGTGGTATCCATAGCGGATGACCCTGCACGAGCTGCAAGAACAGGTACGGCACTTCGCCCGGGAGCGCGACTGGGAGCAGTTTCACGACCCCAAGAACCTGTCCATGGCACTGGCCGGTGAGGCAGGGGAGCTGCTCGAAATCTTCCAGTGGCTCACACCGGAACAGTCCGCCGGGATTATGGAAGATCCGGCCCGCGCCGAAGCCGTACGCCATGAACTCGCCGACGTCCTCGCCTACCTGCTGCGTCTCGCGGACGTCCTCCAGGTCGACCTGGCGACGGCCCTGCGGGCGAAGATGCTGCTCAACGCCGAGCGTTACCCGGCGGATCAGGCACGTGGCCGGAGCGACAAGTACAACCGGTACGAGCGCCAGGTTGAGTGACTTGCCGACGGACGCCCATCAGGCCGTCGGCGGGCCAGTGACGGTCAGCGTCGCACGGCCGTGTCAAGCTGTCGGGATGCGAGTCGCCAACCACAATGGATCCGCACTCTCTGACCAGGCACGTGTGGCAGCGGCCCAGCGTGGCCCGGTCGAGCCACCGCAATCGGCGGCCTTGCCGGAACGGCGCCAACTCGTGCTTCAGCCCAGGGGCGGCCCGCAGGTACGTGGCGCCGAGAACTATCAGAAATCTATGGAGCAAGGCATTCCGCTGGCCGACCTGGCTCCGCTGCTCGGTCCGGACGCCGCAGTGCTTGCCCGTCTCTACCCGGACGGAGTCGCCCGCCTGTGGGGCACCACCCCGGCGGCGAAGAGCAGTGGCACAGGCAACGAGAAATTCCGGGCGATACGGGATCGCCGGGTCGGAGACGATGTCCTCTTCTACAACAAGAGACGCTTCTTTGCCCGCGCCCGCATCGTGCACCGGTTCCACAACCCCGACGTGGCCCGGTTCGTCTGGGGGGCGGATCCTGCCGGTGCCACCTGGGAGCACATAGTCGCGCTCGACGACATCACGACGTTCCCGGAGCCCGTTGTCGCCGCACCGATCCTTCGGTCGCTCAACATTCGGAACCCGATCTTGAGAAGCCTGACTCTGATCGATGCCGACACGTGGCACAAGGTACAAGCGCTGCTGCCTGTGCCAACCGGCAACGTCGCCAACGACCAGCAGAAGCCCGTCTCAATGCGGAGTCAGTTGACCCGGGGAGAACTGATCACCGCGATCGAGATGCTTGCGATGAAGACCCCCATCGAGGTACCGGTCCGACACAACCCGCTGACGCTGCTCTGGGCAATCGGCCTTCGTCCAGACGAACAGACCCGACTCACCTCGTGGCGCGAATTTCGGGCGGGTCTCACCCCGATCCTCGAGCGTTACGGCCTGCCGGACATGGAGAGCCGCCCCGCCTACCCGTTCTGGCACCTACAGAAATGCGGACTGTGGGAGGTGGTGGGCATGGCGGATCCGGATTCCACCTCGCGGCTGGAAGTGCTGGAGCAGGACAACCCGTCCGCCGGCTTCACGGCAGAGGCCGCGATCCTTCTCAAGGACCATGCTGTCCGGGCCAGGGCCGTGCGGACGATCCTGACCCGACACCTGGCGAACGTGGACCATTCGGCCTTGCTCGCGGATGTCGGCCTGGCCGGATACGAGTCGGCCTCCGGCACGTTCGAGAGCCTGCCATCCACGGTCGTGCACGAGGGCGACGCAGGTTCGACCTCCCGGCGGCAGGTCGCGGTGCAACGGATCATCCGAAGCACGAGGCTCGCGGAGACCGTGAAGCGGATGTACGACCACCGGTGCCAGGTGTGCGGCAATCGTCTGGAGACCCCGAACGGCGGTTACAGCCAGGCTGCCCACACGCGTGGCCTGGGCTCACCCCATGACGGTCCGGACCACACCTCGAACATCCTGTGCCTCTGCCCCAATCACCACGTTCTGTTCGACACGTTCACGATCTACGTCGACAAGTCGTGGATGGTACGTCTGTCGAAGGACGGCAGCCTGGTCGGCCCGCTGCGCCGACACGCGGGCCACCTCATCGATCCGGCTCACCTCGCGTATCACCGAGTGCTCTGCGGTCGGGACGACTGAGGATCCGGTGCGACCGGCCCAGACGCTCTTGAGGCCCTGGCGGGCACCGTACGCCGCACGACCAGCGACTGACAGCAGGGTTCAACAGATCGCCGCCAAGTAACGCTGGACACCCGCGAATGAGACGACGTCCGAGACGGCCAGTTGTGCGTTCAGGCGGTGACCCGCACGGCACCCACCGTTGGACGGCAAGCTGGATTGGATCTGGCTGCGGCCGCGGACCGAGACCCGGCTCGTCTACCTAGCTACACCGCCCTCCCAGCAGGTCCCCTGACGCCATCCAGCCCAGGACCCCAGCAAGATCCACCGGAGGGACCAGAGCCGTACGGACACGCGCACGAGGCGCCTGAGGGCCCAGCCCCAGAAGAGCCAAGATCCGCCTGCCCACTATCTGCCCACTGGGAGCCGTAGACGGCTGGATCTGGCTGGCCTCGGCTGGACCAACGAGAATCGCCCCTGACCGGCATCTCTGCTGGTCAGGGGCGATAACCGCACCTGGTGGCGGGTAGAGGATTCGAACCTCTGAAGCTTTCGCGACGGATTTACAGTCCGCTCCCATTGGCCGCTCGGGCAACCCGCCAGGGCGTGCCGCCACGTTGAACGCGGCAGCGGAAGCAAGGATAGCGGTTGCACCGGGCATCTACGCAACCGGGTACGGTCGGCATGTCGGACCGCCCAGCAGCCGTCCGGGACATCTTCATACCGCGACCCAGCAGGAGCATGATCATGGCAGCCAACCCGTCGTTCGACATCGTCAGCAAGGTCGACCGGCAGGAGATCGACAACGCCCTCCGGCAGACGGAGAAGGAGCTCGGCACGCGCTTCGACTTCCGGGGCACCGGCGCGGAGATCTCCTGGTCCGGCGAGGAGGCGATCAGCCTGCAGGCCGAGACGGAGGAGCGGGTCAAGGCGGCGCTGGACGTCTTCAGGGAGAAGTTGGTCAAGCGGAACATCTCGATGAAGGCTCTGGACGCCGGTGACGCCCGCGCCTCGGGCAAGATTTACAAGATCGACTGCAAGGTCATCCAGGGGATCGACTCGGAGAAGGCCAAGTCGATCGGCAAGAAGATCCGCGACGAGGGCCCGAAGGGCGTACAGGCGCAGATCCAGGGCGACCAGCTCCGGGTCACCGCCAAGAAGAAGGACGACCTGCAGGCCGTCATCGCACTGCTCAAGACCGAGGACTTCGGCGTCGCTCTCCAATTTACGAACTACCGCTGACACCACCGCTGCGGCCCGCCGAACCAGCGCGGGCCGCGGCCGCACCCCGGGGCCGACCCCGTGGACCACCGGGGCGGCGTACCGGGGTGGTCAGACCAGTTCGGCGGCGAGGGCCTGTTCCACCCGTACGGCCTCGCGGGCTTCGGCCCTTGCGATCGGACCCCGGCGGGGCGCCGCGACCAGGGCCGCGACGGCGACGGCCGCCCCGGCGAAGAGGAAAGCCCACGGTACGCCGACCTGGTCGACGATCAACCCGGCGACCGCGCCACCGGCGGCACTCGCCGCCACCGACATCGTCACCAGCCAGGTGTACGCCTCATTGAGCATGCTGCCGGGCGAGATCCGCCCGACCATGGTGTTCTCCAGGGTCAGCGCCGGCGCGATGGTCGCCCCGCCGATCACCAGCGCGATGCCGAGCGCCACCGGGTGCGGCATCAGGGCGAACACGGCGAAGCTGGCCGCGACGGCGGCGAGCAGTAGCGCGAACTGTCGGGTCAGGTTCCGGGCCGGTCGCCGGGTGCCGAACCAGATCCCGCCGACGGCACTGCCGACCCCCCAGACGGCGAGCAGCACCCCGGCCAGGCTCTCCGCGTCTCCGGAGACGTGTGCGGAGGCGTACGCGGGCACGGCCACCCCGGCGGCGCCGAACGCGAGCCCCAGGCCGGCGGCGCAGAGCAGCAGGGCGGTGAACCCGCCCGAACGCAGCGGGCCGAGGCCGGTGGCGTGTGCGTGGTTCGGGTGTGGGCGCCAGCCGCGCATGACCCGGCCGAGCGCTACGGCGAGGGTTCCGACGAGGGTCACCACGGCCGCACCGATCAGGGCGGCGGTGGCGTCGGCGAGCAGTACGAAGAAGGCGACCAGCAGGGGGCCGAGCACGAAGACGATCTCGAACAGTGAGGTCTCGGCGGCGAGTGCGGTGTTGCGGAGCCCGTACCGGCCGGAGCCGGGTTCGGTGAGGTCGTTCCAGGCGCCCCGGATGGCCGCGGTGAGCGGCGGGAAGGTCGCCCCGGCGACACCGGACATGAGGTAGATCGTGCTGAGCGCGTCCGCACCGGCGCGGCTGGCGAGCAGCAGTCCCACCAGGGCGAGCGGGTGGGCGACGGCGGTCACGACGAGGACCGGGGTGGGGCCGATCCGGTCGGCGATCCGGCCGGCGATCGGGCTGAGCGCGGCGCCGGCGAGGGCGTAGACGCCGCCGGCCGCGGCGGCGAGGGCGTACCTGCCGGTGACCTGCTCGACGACCAGGAGCAGCGCCAGTGGGGTCATGCCGATGCCAAGCCGGCCGATGATGCCGGTGATCAACAGCATGGGCGCGCCGGGGATCCGCCAAACCAACAGATACTGGCGCAGCGCAGCCACGGGTGCGACCTCCTGGTCGGGATCAGCGTTCTGGGACGGAACGACGTCGTACGGATGTAACAGCCCGGCATGCTGGGCCGAAACAAAAGTGTGTAACGAGCGGAAGACCTCCTGACCCTAACGCCCCGGTCGGGTCGCGGTGAAACGACTTGTCCCGACCGGAAGGCCCCGACGGGTCTAGGAGGACGCAGAACGGGCCGGCAGACACGGAACCGCCGACCGGGGATCCCGGTCGGCGGTTCGTGTCGCTGGGCGTGTGTCAGTGCCTGATCAACGCTGGAACTGCACCGGCCCCGAGTTCTGGGCCATCTGCTCCAGCCGGCGTACCCGCTCCTGCATCGGCGGGTGGGTGGAGAAGAGACCCGCCAGGCCGCCACCCTTGAACGGGTTGTCGATCATCAGGTGGGCGGTCGAGGTGAGCCGGTTGTCGGCGGGCAACGGGAGCCGCTGCGTACCCTCGTGGATCTTCCGCAGGGCGCTGGCCAGGGCCAGCGGGTCGCGGGTGATCGTGGCGCCGGAGGCGTCCGCGGCGTACTCGCGGTTCCGGCTGATGGCGAGCTGGATCACACTCGCGGCGATCGGGCCGAGGATCAGCATGAGCAGCAGCGCGGCCGGGTTCGGGCCGTCGTCGTCATCCCCGCCACCGATCGGCAGGAACCAGGCGAAGTACGACAGCATCGTGATGATGCCGGCGAGACCCGCCGCGACGCTGGAGATGAGGATGTCACGGTTGTACACGTGTGACAGCTCATGTCCGATCACGCCCCGCAGTTCGCGGTAGTCGAGAATCTGGGTGATGCCCGTGGTCACGGCAACCGCCGCGTGCTGCGGGTTACGCCCGGTCGCGAACGCGTTCGGTTGCATGGTCGGGCTGACGTAGAGCCGGGGCATCGGCTGCCCGGCGGAGGTGGAAAGCTCCCGGACCATCTGGTACAGCGCCGGGAACTCCGCCTCGGTGACGGGCTTCGCCCGCATCGAGCGGAGCGCGAGCTTGTCCGACCAGAAGTAGCTGGCGGCGTTCATCGCCAGCGAGACCAGGACGGCGACGACCAGACCGCCGCTGCCGCCCAACGCGTAACCGACGCCGAGAATCAGCGCGGTGAGCAGGCCCAGCAGTGCGGCCGTCTTGAGACCGTTGCGGTGGCTGTGCACTATCACTCCTTCGGTGCGCGGTTCTCGTGAAACCGCTGACCGTTCCAACAACTCGATACCCATCAACAATCCCCATATAGCTGAGAGTTGCCTGTAAGACGCCGATGGGCGGCGGAGGTTGGAGCACCGAAGTCCGGTTAGGGGCCGTTGTCACCAGCCGGTGGGGCGGACGTCACCAACCGGCGGCGGCGTCCAGGACGAGTTGCGGGGCGAAGCCGATCACCACCGTGACCACGGTGGCGGCGGCGAGCGCCGTGGCGACCGGCCAGGGGACCCGTACCCCGGTGGGGAGTTGACCCGGGACGGCGGCTTCCGGGGCCGGGGAGAAGATCGTCGCGGCGACGCGTACGTAGTAGGCCAGTCCGATCACCGCGTTGACCGCCACCACCAGGGCGAGCCAGTCGGAGTCCCCGAACAGCAGCGACCGGACCACGGTGACCTTGGCGAACAGACCGGCCAGTCCGGGCGGCAGCCCGGCGAGCCCGACCAGCGCCAGCGCCAGTACGGCACCGACCGCCGGACGGCGGCGGGCTGCCCCCCGGTAGTCCCCGATCTCCCCGCCGTCACCGTGCCCGGCCCGCAGGGCGATCACCGCCCCGAACGCGGACAGCTCCAGCAGGACGAAGAAGACGGTGTACGCGAGCGCGGCGGCGAGCGCCGTCTCGAACGCCTCGGGGGTGCGCCCGCCAGCGAGCGCGAGTGCGCCGAGCGGGGCGATGACATATCCCGCCTGGGCCACCGAGGACCAGGCCAACAGGCGGATCATGCGGGTCTGCCGGAGCGCGACCAGGTTCCCCACGGTCATCGTCAGCACCGCCAGTGCGGCCAGCACCGGCCCGGTCACCGACGCGGGCAGGACGGCGTTCGTCAACGGGACCGACCCGTCCGAGACCACCGACCCGGCCACCGGTGCGGCGATCCCGGTGACCGCGAGCAGGGCGACCACACCGCCGAGCTTCGACGCGGTGGAGAGGTACGCGGCGACCGGCAGCGGTGCGCCGTCGTACGTGGCCGGGGCCCAGGCGTGGAACGGCACCGCCGCGATCTTGAAGGCCAGCCCGAGCACCACCAGCGCCACCGCGGCCGAGGTGAGCGGGATGTCCAGCAGGTCCGGGTCGGCGGCGAACGCGGTCGCCAGGAGGCGGAAGTGCAGCGCCCCGGTGACCGCGTACAGCAGGGCCGCGCCGAGCAGGGTGACCGCGGTCGCCACCACGCTGACCACGAAGAAGGTGACCGCCGCCTCGGCGCCGGCCACGCTGCGCCGGCGCAGCCCGACCAGCACGTACAGCGGCAGGGTCAGGGTCTCCAGCGCCACGATCAGGGTGATCAGGTCGCCGGCACCGGCGAGCACCACACCGCCGGTCATCGAGCAGGCGAGCAGGAAGCAGTACTCCCCCGCCGGCACCTCGCCGGCCCGCAGCAGCGGCACCGAGAACGCCAGCACCCCGAGGGTGAGCAGGGCGAACAGGGCTGCGATCAGGCCGGTCCGGCCGGTGAACAGGTAGGAGCAGGCGTCGCCGGCGCAGAACGTCTGCCGGTCGCCGCCGCCGCCCACCACCAGCGCCCCGGCGGCGGTGGCGAGCGCACCGACCGCGAACACGGCCGTCGTCGCGCCCCGCCGGGCCACCACCAGGTCCGCCAGGAGCACCAGTACGGCGGTCCCGGCGGCCAGGTACGCCGGCAGCAGCGCGATGTTGTCCACACTCTGGGTCAGGTTCATGAGATCGCCTCGATCAGGGCCTTCACCGGCTCGTCGGCGACGTCCAGCGCGATCGGCGGCAGCAGGCCGACGGCGAGGATGAGCACCACCAGGGGCGCCCAGATGGCCTGCTCGACGGCGTACCCCCGGGGTGTCAGGTTGGCCACGGCGGGCGTCGCGGGGCCGTGGCTGATCCGGCGCAGCAGCCGCAGGAAGTACGCGGCGGTGAGCGCCCCGCCGAACGCCGCCAGTACGCCGAGCGTGGTCCAGAGCGGTCCGCCGAGGCGCAGCGCGGCGACCACGCCGAACGCCTCGCCCCAGAACCCGGCGAGTCCGGGCAGTCCGAGGGAGGCGATGGCGGCGAACCCGAGCAGCCCGGC of the Micromonospora sp. NBC_01796 genome contains:
- a CDS encoding pentapeptide repeat-containing protein produces the protein MELLPESPTPQTPAASVVAAAASDGRVPALKLWGIQRSLTFAILAALLVVIALIVVALWYAGFPSVTRDGTVSARTLFDLLKLVFAVVAGIGGVAALVVAYRRQRVAEHTNKLAEFAHELAHAADLRAEVSKALAEAADERAKIETDRNGVRLLNERFAKASEQLGSDKAAVRLAGVYAIAGLADDWKDGRQTCIDVLCAYLRMPYASPQESSGDGLTPVDDEVSEEMEQKARTAREEREVRHTLIRLIGRHLRSEAEDANSWRGYDFDFTGAFFDGGDFSGATFSGGEVSFDRATFGGGEVTFQGAAFTGARVTFHGAAFRGGKVSFYGATFGGGRVSFHAGTFSGGEMSFDRATFGGGEVSFYAAAFIGGRVTLHGAAFSGANVFFDGVTFSGGSVSFFGATFSRGHVSFHGATFSGTEVSFQQAIFDVPPTFDLWQSGEPPAGLRLPDQ
- a CDS encoding DUF2075 domain-containing protein; the encoded protein is MGSRCLLRRTVAEILATDSNVFIAELEQAFRLQIGKSPTSSEVNSWRRSIPTITQALAAEGLHQVAVLIELRGPLTNTRMDLVLVGSHPSDGRSSVVVVENKQWSKTDAVPASELVRVPGLPDQVHPANQVWAYCNTLTNYLPALENAHVYGMVNMHNASSGDLYRIQPAAMGLDPEVCRNVRIFGDDQRDDLGRFFRAVLSATDAASHADYLIKSPVRPTRALMTAVSDAVLRRSVFTLLDDQRLAYDHVLRAVHESHANNHKEIILVVGGPGTGKSVIAIELLGALSRLNTSTVHATGSKSFTNTLRDQLGTSNRRAKQVFTYFNNYAHVKQNGIDVLIADEAHRIRLSSNHRFTPRDRRSTIAQVEELINAARVPVFLLDENQIVRKGEMGSVESIRQAAANLGIQVTEVHLRDQFRCGGCQEYVDWVEELLGLTGNGPRVWEPLDTFDLRLADTPEAMERYLRQKLDQGLQSRIAAGYCWSWSDARPDGSLVDDVVIGDWKRPWNSRADRMINGIPAADLWATHEGGFHQVGCVYTAQGLEYDHAGVILGPDLVWRDGAWVADSKASYDSKVKGAVNFDQLVRNTYKVLATRGSRGAVLYSVDPETRAMLAGLGIPKI
- a CDS encoding nucleotide pyrophosphohydrolase yields the protein MTLHELQEQVRHFARERDWEQFHDPKNLSMALAGEAGELLEIFQWLTPEQSAGIMEDPARAEAVRHELADVLAYLLRLADVLQVDLATALRAKMLLNAERYPADQARGRSDKYNRYERQVE
- a CDS encoding HNH endonuclease, whose protein sequence is MRVANHNGSALSDQARVAAAQRGPVEPPQSAALPERRQLVLQPRGGPQVRGAENYQKSMEQGIPLADLAPLLGPDAAVLARLYPDGVARLWGTTPAAKSSGTGNEKFRAIRDRRVGDDVLFYNKRRFFARARIVHRFHNPDVARFVWGADPAGATWEHIVALDDITTFPEPVVAAPILRSLNIRNPILRSLTLIDADTWHKVQALLPVPTGNVANDQQKPVSMRSQLTRGELITAIEMLAMKTPIEVPVRHNPLTLLWAIGLRPDEQTRLTSWREFRAGLTPILERYGLPDMESRPAYPFWHLQKCGLWEVVGMADPDSTSRLEVLEQDNPSAGFTAEAAILLKDHAVRARAVRTILTRHLANVDHSALLADVGLAGYESASGTFESLPSTVVHEGDAGSTSRRQVAVQRIIRSTRLAETVKRMYDHRCQVCGNRLETPNGGYSQAAHTRGLGSPHDGPDHTSNILCLCPNHHVLFDTFTIYVDKSWMVRLSKDGSLVGPLRRHAGHLIDPAHLAYHRVLCGRDD
- a CDS encoding YajQ family cyclic di-GMP-binding protein; this translates as MAANPSFDIVSKVDRQEIDNALRQTEKELGTRFDFRGTGAEISWSGEEAISLQAETEERVKAALDVFREKLVKRNISMKALDAGDARASGKIYKIDCKVIQGIDSEKAKSIGKKIRDEGPKGVQAQIQGDQLRVTAKKKDDLQAVIALLKTEDFGVALQFTNYR
- a CDS encoding MFS transporter, with protein sequence MAALRQYLLVWRIPGAPMLLITGIIGRLGIGMTPLALLLVVEQVTGRYALAAAAGGVYALAGAALSPIAGRIADRIGPTPVLVVTAVAHPLALVGLLLASRAGADALSTIYLMSGVAGATFPPLTAAIRGAWNDLTEPGSGRYGLRNTALAAETSLFEIVFVLGPLLVAFFVLLADATAALIGAAVVTLVGTLAVALGRVMRGWRPHPNHAHATGLGPLRSGGFTALLLCAAGLGLAFGAAGVAVPAYASAHVSGDAESLAGVLLAVWGVGSAVGGIWFGTRRPARNLTRQFALLLAAVAASFAVFALMPHPVALGIALVIGGATIAPALTLENTMVGRISPGSMLNEAYTWLVTMSVAASAAGGAVAGLIVDQVGVPWAFLFAGAAVAVAALVAAPRRGPIARAEAREAVRVEQALAAELV
- the htpX gene encoding zinc metalloprotease HtpX, which codes for MHSHRNGLKTAALLGLLTALILGVGYALGGSGGLVVAVLVSLAMNAASYFWSDKLALRSMRAKPVTEAEFPALYQMVRELSTSAGQPMPRLYVSPTMQPNAFATGRNPQHAAVAVTTGITQILDYRELRGVIGHELSHVYNRDILISSVAAGLAGIITMLSYFAWFLPIGGGDDDDGPNPAALLLMLILGPIAASVIQLAISRNREYAADASGATITRDPLALASALRKIHEGTQRLPLPADNRLTSTAHLMIDNPFKGGGLAGLFSTHPPMQERVRRLEQMAQNSGPVQFQR
- a CDS encoding NADH-quinone oxidoreductase subunit N, which translates into the protein MNLTQSVDNIALLPAYLAAGTAVLVLLADLVVARRGATTAVFAVGALATAAGALVVGGGGDRQTFCAGDACSYLFTGRTGLIAALFALLTLGVLAFSVPLLRAGEVPAGEYCFLLACSMTGGVVLAGAGDLITLIVALETLTLPLYVLVGLRRRSVAGAEAAVTFFVVSVVATAVTLLGAALLYAVTGALHFRLLATAFAADPDLLDIPLTSAAVALVVLGLAFKIAAVPFHAWAPATYDGAPLPVAAYLSTASKLGGVVALLAVTGIAAPVAGSVVSDGSVPLTNAVLPASVTGPVLAALAVLTMTVGNLVALRQTRMIRLLAWSSVAQAGYVIAPLGALALAGGRTPEAFETALAAALAYTVFFVLLELSAFGAVIALRAGHGDGGEIGDYRGAARRRPAVGAVLALALVGLAGLPPGLAGLFAKVTVVRSLLFGDSDWLALVVAVNAVIGLAYYVRVAATIFSPAPEAAVPGQLPTGVRVPWPVATALAAATVVTVVIGFAPQLVLDAAAGW